CGGTTCACCGGCTTGCTGAGGAAGTCGTCCGCCCCCACCTCGATCCCGCGGATCCGGTCCTCCACGTCCCGGAGCGAGGTGACCATCACCACCGGGATGAAGCGGGTGGCGGGCTCCGCCTTCAGCCGGCGGCAGACCTCGAAGCCGTCGAGTCCCGGCATCATGACGTCCAGCAGGACGAGGTCGGGCCGCTCGGCCCGGACCGCCGCCAGCGCCTCCTCCCCGGCGGCCGCCCGGAGGAGGCGGTAGCCGTGGGGGAGGAGGAGGGCCTCCAGGAGGTCGAGGTTCTGGGGCTCGTCGTCCACCATCAGGATGGTGGCTGGCCGCTCAGCCATCCGTCTCCTCCCCGGCGCGGGGCAGCGTCACAAAGAAGCAGCTTCCCCTGCCCTCCGCGCTCTCCACCCAGATCCGGCCGCCGTGGGCCTCCACCGCCAACCGGCAGAAGGTCAGCCCGAGACCCGTTCCCCGGCGTCCCCCCCGGGATCCGACCTCCGCCTGGGCGAACTTGTCGAAGATCTTCTCGCGGAAGGCGGCGGGAATCCCCTGGCCGGTGTCCCGCACGCCCAGCGTGACCTCCTCCGCGCCGGCGCGGCCCGTGACCGTCACCCGCCCTCCGGCAGGGGTGAACTCCAGGGCGTTGCGCAGGAGGTTATCCAGGATCCGGGTCAGGAGGTCCTCGTCCCCGAGGACGGGGGGAAGACCGGCCGACACGGCCACCTCGAGCGCCACTCCTTTGGCCCGAAACGCGGCCTCCTGCTCGCGGGACGCGGCCGCGGCCAGCGCCGGGAGGGATACCGGCTCCTCCTTCACCGGCAGGCGCCCCTCTTCCAGCCGGGCAATGTCCAGCAGGGTCCGGATGAGGTGGGAGAGGTGCTCGGCGTTCCCCAGCGCCCGCGTGAGGATCGCCTCCTGCCGGGGCTGGAGCGGCTCCTCGAGGCCGGCCAGGAGGACGCTCAGGTTCACCTTCAGGGCACTCAGGGGTCCGTTCAGGTCGTGGATCAGGAGCTGGGTGAGCTGCTCCTTTAGCGTCTCGGCGGCCCGGAGCTGCCGGAGTCGATCCGCCAGCTCCTCGTGCAGGAAGCGCAGCCGCAGGAGGGAGCGGACGCGGGCCCAGAGCTCGTGCGTGTTCACCGGCTTGCTGAGGAAGTCGTCGGCCCCCGCCTCCAGACCCCGGGCTCGATCCTCGCGCTCCCGGAGCGCCGTCACCATGATCACCGGGATCGCTGTCGTGGTCGGGTCCGCCTTCAGGCGGCGGCAGACCTCGAAGCCGTCCACGTCCGGGAGCATCACGTCCAGGAGGATGCAGTCCGGGGCCTCTGCGACGGCGAGCCGGAGGGCCGTCTCCCCGTCGGCGGCGCGGCTCAGGCGGCACCCGTGGGGCCCGAGGAGACCTTCCAGGAGGCCGAGGTTCCACTCCTCATCGTCCACCAGGAGGATGTGGGGGGTGCGGGGGAAGCCCATGGCTCAGGCCCGCCCCGGTTTCGCCGCGCCCGGTAGGAACGTCCGGATCTGGGCCAGGAAGCGCCGCGTGTCGATGGGTTTCGGGATGTAGCCGGTGCAGCCCGCCTCCAGGGCCCGCTCCCGGTCCCCCTTCATGGCGTGGGCCGTGAGGGCGATCACGGGGATCGCGGCGGTGGCGGGATCCTGGCGGAGCAACCGGGTGGCGGTCAGGCCGTCCATCCCCGGGAGCTGGAGATCCATCAGGATGAGGTCGGGCCGCTCCGCCTTGGCGCGCGCGATCCCCTCCTCGGCGTCGGAGGCCTCCAGCGCCCGGAACCCGTGCATCGCGAGAAGCTCCCGGACCAGCAGCATGTTCCGCCGGTTGTCCTCGATGATCAGGATGGTCATCATCGACGCCGCTCCCGGACCCCGGCCTGCACGAGCCGGTCCACCGTGGCCGCGAGGACCGACGGAGAGACCGGCTTGGTGAGGAACTCCCGCGCGCCCAACCGGAGGGCTTCCCGCCCCTCCTGCTCCCCCCACCCGGTCAGGGCCACCACCGGGATGCCCCGCGTGCCGGCCTGTTCGCGGAGCGCCCGGAGGACCTCGAGCCCGCTCCGGCGGGGGAGATGCAGATCCAGGACGAGGCAGTCGGGGCGGGCGGCCGCCACCGCCGCCAGCGCCTCCTCCCCGTCCCCCGCCGCCCGGACTCCGTACCCCAGGCGCGTGAAGGTCTCCGTCAGAGCCTGGAGCAGCTGGGCGTCGTCGTCCACCACCAGGATCTCCCCCTCCAGGACCGGCGGCCGCAGGGGGAGGTGGACCCGGAAGGTGGAGCCGCGTCCCGGCCCGGCCGATTCCACCCGGATGGTGCCGCCGTGCATCTCGACCAGCTTGCGGGTCAGGGCGAGGCCGAGGCCGGTCCCGGCGTACTCTCGGGCGTAGGACCCGTCCACCTGCTCGAACTCCCGGAAGATCCGCTCCTGGTCGGCCGCCTCGATCCCGATCCCCGTATCGGTCACCGCCACCTCGACCGCCGGGGCCGGACCGTGCGGGCCGTCTAGGCTGACGGCCCGGGCCCGCACGCTCACCCGGCCCCCGTCGGGCGTGAACTTCAGCGCGTTGCTCAAGAGGTTGAAGCAGATCTGGCGGAACTTCCCGGCATCGCCGGTGAGGTCCGGGAGGCCCGTCTCCGCCTCGAGGGTAAGGGTGATGGACTTTTCCAGGGCCTGGCCCCGGATGACCTCCACCGCTTCGGCGAGGGCCTGCCCCACAGGGAACCGGCCCAGGCGGAGCTCCATCTTGCCCGCCTCGATCTTGCTCAGGTCCAGGATGTCGGTGATGAGACTCAGCAGATGCCGCCCGCTGCTCAGGATGTTCTGGACGTACAGGCGCTGGCGCTCGGTGAGGGGGCCGAAGGCGCCGTCCTCCAGGACCTCGGAGAACCCGATGATGGAGTTGAGGGGCGTCCGAAGCTCGTGGGACATATTGGCCAGGAAGGCCGACTTGAGGCGGTTCGCCTCGGTGAGCTGCACGTTGGCCGCCTCGAGGGCCGCGGTCCGCTCCCGCACCTTCTCTTCCAGGCCTGCGCTGTAGTCCTTGAGGTGCTGGTAGAGCCGGGCGTTCTCCATGGCCACGGCCGCCTGGTTGGCGAAGGAGGTCAGGAGGTTCAGCTCCTCCACCCCGAGGTGCGGCGGCTTCCGGAACACCACGCTCAGGACCCCGAGCGCCCGCTCTCCCATGAGAACCGGGACGGCGGCGGCGGCCCGGACGCCTGCGGCCGCGGCCCAGGCCTGCTGCGCGTAGAGCGGGTCCCGCTCGGGATCCACCACGACCCGGAGCCTCCGCTCGGCGAAGACGCTCCCCACCAGCCCCTCCCCGGGGGCGAACGTGTCGCGGGGCGGGAGCGGAAAGTCCGGGACGCCCGCGCCGGCCGCGACCCGCACGAGCCCCCGGTCTTCGTCGTGGACCCAGAGGCGGGCCATGTCTCCCCCGAGCAGGTCCATGGCCGCGCGGGCGATGCACTCGAAGACGGCCCGCTCCTCGAGGGACGCGGTGAGCGTCCGGGCCACGGTGCCCATGGCGGCGAGGCGCTCCGCCCGGCGGCGGGCCTCCTGGTAGAGGCGGGCGTTGGCGACGGCGATGGCGGCGTGGTCGGCCAGGGACGTGAGGACGGTCAGTTCCTCCGCGGAGAAGGCCCGGGCGGAGCGGCGCGTCAGATCCAGGACCCCGACGCACCGCTCCCCGACCAGGAGGGGGAGCCCGGCGTTCGCCCGGAGCCCCTCCGCCTCGGCCAGCTCCCGATTGATGAGCCGGGGATCCGCCTGGATGTCCGCGACGAGAAGCACCTCGCGCCGCTCCGCGACCTCTCCCACGATCCCCTCCCCCACCCGGAAGCGGGTCTGGTGGCGGACCTCGGGGTGGGAGAGGCCGCTGCTCGCGCCCAGGCTCAAGGTCCCATCCGGCTCGAGGACCCAGAGGGCGGCGACGGCGTCCCCGGTGAGCGCCACTGCCGCCGCCACTACCTGCCGGAGGATCTCCTGCAAATCCAGGCTCCCGGCGACCGCGCGGCTGAGGGCGTGCAGCGCCCGGAGGCGATCCCCCTGCTGCCGCTCCCGGCGGAGGAGATCGGCCTTCTCCAGGGCCAGCGCCACCTGCTCCGACAGCCCTATTCCCAGCGCGACATCCTCCGGTCCGAAGGCTCCGATCCGTGTCGCGTAGAGGCTCAGGACGCCCACGAGGCGCCCGCTCCGGTGCAGCGGCAGTCCCAGGTAGGCTCGGTAGCCCCGACGCACCACCGCCTCCCGGTGCGACGGGAGAAGGCGGGGCTCTCCCGCCAGATCGGCTATGGCCAGTGGCTCCCCCTGCGCCGCCACGGTGCCGCTGAGGCTCTCCCCGACCCGGATGAGATCCCGCCACGCAATCGGCCCCTCCGCCCCACCGCTCTGGGCCAGCAGGCGGAGATGCTCCCCTTCCAGGAGGCGGCACAACGCCGCCTCGGCCCCGAGGAAGCGGGCCGCCTCCTGCGCGATCGCCTGGGGAAGGCTCTCCACGTCCAGGAGTGCCATGAGGCGCTGGGCGACCCGGGTGAGGTCCTCGAGGCGCTGGGCCCGGGTGGTCGCTTCCCTGAGGCACTGCGCGAACGCGAGGCCCCCGGCCAGCAGGCTCGCTGCCGCCTCCAGCAGGCCCCGCACCTCCTCCCCGAAGGCTTCCGGGGTTTCCGCGAGGGCCACCAGGAGCCCCACTGTCCGAGTCCCCACCCTGAGGGACGCCGCCGCGGCAGCCCC
This is a stretch of genomic DNA from Candidatus Methylomirabilis sp.. It encodes these proteins:
- a CDS encoding hybrid sensor histidine kinase/response regulator produces the protein MGFPRTPHILLVDDEEWNLGLLEGLLGPHGCRLSRAADGETALRLAVAEAPDCILLDVMLPDVDGFEVCRRLKADPTTTAIPVIMVTALREREDRARGLEAGADDFLSKPVNTHELWARVRSLLRLRFLHEELADRLRQLRAAETLKEQLTQLLIHDLNGPLSALKVNLSVLLAGLEEPLQPRQEAILTRALGNAEHLSHLIRTLLDIARLEEGRLPVKEEPVSLPALAAAASREQEAAFRAKGVALEVAVSAGLPPVLGDEDLLTRILDNLLRNALEFTPAGGRVTVTGRAGAEEVTLGVRDTGQGIPAAFREKIFDKFAQAEVGSRGGRRGTGLGLTFCRLAVEAHGGRIWVESAEGRGSCFFVTLPRAGEETDG
- a CDS encoding response regulator — encoded protein: MMTILIIEDNRRNMLLVRELLAMHGFRALEASDAEEGIARAKAERPDLILMDLQLPGMDGLTATRLLRQDPATAAIPVIALTAHAMKGDRERALEAGCTGYIPKPIDTRRFLAQIRTFLPGAAKPGRA
- a CDS encoding GAF domain-containing protein — protein: MPETRACDLLATLAELCAGLESSPDPGEGVRPCLRALAEALSLRGAAVWGAGTEDLTLLAQHGLPGSWAEAAARLKPDGPLAAAASGRRGVVILPGTPCLPPLPGAAGGAAGAAAAASLRVGTRTVGLLVALAETPEAFGEEVRGLLEAAASLLAGGLAFAQCLREATTRAQRLEDLTRVAQRLMALLDVESLPQAIAQEAARFLGAEAALCRLLEGEHLRLLAQSGGAEGPIAWRDLIRVGESLSGTVAAQGEPLAIADLAGEPRLLPSHREAVVRRGYRAYLGLPLHRSGRLVGVLSLYATRIGAFGPEDVALGIGLSEQVALALEKADLLRRERQQGDRLRALHALSRAVAGSLDLQEILRQVVAAAVALTGDAVAALWVLEPDGTLSLGASSGLSHPEVRHQTRFRVGEGIVGEVAERREVLLVADIQADPRLINRELAEAEGLRANAGLPLLVGERCVGVLDLTRRSARAFSAEELTVLTSLADHAAIAVANARLYQEARRRAERLAAMGTVARTLTASLEERAVFECIARAAMDLLGGDMARLWVHDEDRGLVRVAAGAGVPDFPLPPRDTFAPGEGLVGSVFAERRLRVVVDPERDPLYAQQAWAAAAGVRAAAAVPVLMGERALGVLSVVFRKPPHLGVEELNLLTSFANQAAVAMENARLYQHLKDYSAGLEEKVRERTAALEAANVQLTEANRLKSAFLANMSHELRTPLNSIIGFSEVLEDGAFGPLTERQRLYVQNILSSGRHLLSLITDILDLSKIEAGKMELRLGRFPVGQALAEAVEVIRGQALEKSITLTLEAETGLPDLTGDAGKFRQICFNLLSNALKFTPDGGRVSVRARAVSLDGPHGPAPAVEVAVTDTGIGIEAADQERIFREFEQVDGSYAREYAGTGLGLALTRKLVEMHGGTIRVESAGPGRGSTFRVHLPLRPPVLEGEILVVDDDAQLLQALTETFTRLGYGVRAAGDGEEALAAVAAARPDCLVLDLHLPRRSGLEVLRALREQAGTRGIPVVALTGWGEQEGREALRLGAREFLTKPVSPSVLAATVDRLVQAGVRERRR